The following proteins are encoded in a genomic region of Vibrio taketomensis:
- the agaF gene encoding PTS galactosamine/N-acetylgalactosamine transporter subunit IIA, producing the protein MIGIIVSGHINFATGMQSAVEAIVGEQDSLAFIDFVPPMTTEQLEDKMLSAIEQMNDGSGVLILTDVPGGSPCNRGVSIMLNRNDVKVVAGCNLPMITNACFERDGVSLDELADIVCEIGAQSMKDMAKELAQLENNNSDSFEDEL; encoded by the coding sequence ATGATTGGTATTATTGTCTCTGGACATATTAATTTTGCTACTGGCATGCAATCAGCTGTTGAAGCAATTGTTGGTGAACAAGATTCTTTAGCTTTTATCGATTTTGTTCCACCAATGACAACTGAACAGCTTGAAGACAAGATGTTGTCTGCTATTGAGCAAATGAATGATGGTTCCGGTGTATTAATCTTGACTGATGTTCCTGGTGGCTCTCCTTGCAACCGTGGGGTATCAATCATGCTAAACCGCAATGATGTAAAAGTTGTTGCTGGTTGTAATCTACCAATGATCACCAATGCGTGCTTTGAACGTGATGGTGTATCGCTGGATGAATTGGCTGATATCGTGTGTGAAATTGGCGCTCAGTCAATGAAAGATATGGCTAAAGAGCTTGCTCAATTAGAAAATAATAATTCTGATTCTTTCGAAGACGAATTATAG
- a CDS encoding CBM9 family sugar-binding protein: MSKLVYVTALLLGSSLATNVYASTNSEYLIEYSAQSPVIDGNPTDKAWDEANTLTQFSFPWRSQLAPATEFKALWNEDGVYFRYRVSDENIAIGTDPKRAILDSDRVEMFLAKDKQLTTYYTMEIDPKARVFSAKASYDSENKKIGQLDSTWRWPGLETQATIVDGGYIVETKIPVSTLTSLELWQDEQQTELNCALMRAEFTQQADGKLDMGWMTWIDPNTPKPNFHNPYTFGLCKLVK; encoded by the coding sequence ATGAGTAAATTAGTTTACGTAACAGCGCTTTTACTAGGTAGCAGCCTAGCAACAAATGTTTATGCTTCTACAAACAGTGAATACCTAATTGAGTATTCTGCTCAGTCACCAGTTATCGATGGAAATCCAACGGACAAAGCTTGGGATGAAGCAAATACACTAACCCAGTTTAGCTTTCCGTGGCGCAGCCAACTTGCTCCAGCGACAGAGTTTAAAGCGTTGTGGAACGAAGATGGTGTGTATTTCCGCTACCGTGTCAGCGATGAAAATATCGCCATCGGTACAGACCCAAAGCGCGCCATTTTAGATTCTGATCGTGTAGAGATGTTTTTAGCGAAAGATAAGCAGCTAACGACTTATTACACGATGGAGATAGATCCGAAAGCGAGGGTTTTCAGTGCTAAGGCATCTTATGATTCAGAGAATAAAAAAATTGGTCAATTAGATAGCACTTGGAGATGGCCTGGATTAGAAACTCAAGCAACAATCGTTGACGGTGGTTATATCGTTGAAACCAAGATTCCAGTCTCAACATTGACATCACTGGAGCTTTGGCAAGATGAGCAACAAACCGAATTAAATTGTGCATTGATGCGCGCTGAATTCACGCAACAAGCAGATGGCAAATTGGATATGGGCTGGATGACTTGGATAGATCCAAATACGCCAAAGCCAAACTTCCATAACCCATATACATTCGGACTGTGTAAGTTAGTTAAATAA
- a CDS encoding PTS system mannose/fructose/sorbose family transporter subunit IID — MMNSNSEMTMNPAHYHEDSVSSVISNTDSYSDQSVKKVITKQDLWKIGFRGLLMEGNFNFNRMQAGGFCYSISPALKKIHQNPEDLKKALKNNLQFYNANPKMFTLPLGLAIAMEESKEKPSTIASVKAATMGSVSGVGDALDHSVMLPLTLAIGSSIALQGNPLGVLVFFILYQSYRIPMYFWLLFLGYNAGVSALEKLSDQAEKLGRAANIVGLGVIGSMVAKYVKVSTVVELEAGAADISLQTGMLDKLMPNLLPMALVWLMYYLVKKGKSPTALIFGILFAGVSGHLIGIF; from the coding sequence ATGATGAACTCTAATTCTGAAATGACAATGAACCCTGCTCATTACCATGAAGACTCTGTAAGCTCAGTAATCAGTAATACAGATAGCTATAGCGATCAGTCGGTAAAGAAAGTAATTACAAAACAAGATCTTTGGAAAATTGGTTTCCGCGGTTTGTTGATGGAAGGTAACTTTAACTTCAACCGTATGCAAGCGGGTGGTTTTTGTTACTCAATCAGCCCAGCGTTGAAGAAAATTCACCAAAATCCAGAAGACCTTAAGAAGGCGTTAAAGAACAACCTACAGTTCTACAATGCCAACCCTAAGATGTTTACTTTGCCACTTGGCCTTGCGATAGCAATGGAAGAAAGCAAAGAGAAGCCATCGACTATTGCTTCTGTGAAAGCGGCAACGATGGGTTCTGTTTCGGGTGTGGGTGATGCGTTGGATCACTCGGTAATGTTACCGCTAACGCTAGCAATCGGTAGTTCGATTGCATTGCAAGGTAACCCGCTAGGTGTGTTGGTATTCTTCATTCTATATCAGTCATACCGTATTCCAATGTACTTCTGGCTACTGTTTCTTGGTTACAATGCGGGTGTATCTGCGCTTGAAAAACTCTCAGACCAAGCAGAAAAACTAGGCCGTGCGGCAAACATTGTCGGTCTTGGTGTTATTGGTTCGATGGTTGCAAAATATGTAAAAGTGTCAACGGTGGTTGAGCTTGAAGCCGGCGCTGCTGATATTAGTTTGCAAACAGGTATGCTAGATAAGCTAATGCCTAACTTATTGCCAATGGCTCTCGTGTGGTTAATGTACTATCTCGTTAAGAAAGGTAAATCACCAACTGCACTTATCTTCGGTATTTTATTCGCTGGTGTAAGTGGTCACTTAATCGGTATCTTCTAA
- the agaW gene encoding PTS N-acetylgalactosamine transporter subunit IIC has protein sequence MLMEAILVAVWAALCGIDKFDVFTGIHRPLVTGTVVGLILGDLQMGLIAGATFELAWLGLVANAGVQPPDTTVGAIVGTMFAIKLDMTPEAAIGMAIPFALAMQTCVLFLFTSCAPMMQKADQYAESLNLKGIDKLIYIGLSARALLYGVVGFCAIYFGVAGADFIQEYLPQSIVKGMAIAGGMMPAVGFAMLLRTMFNVAILPYFFLGFVCSTYFNMPILGTALVFTCVAVLDYMNNKKSDTPQATTQTQVFDDEL, from the coding sequence ATGTTAATGGAAGCTATTTTAGTTGCTGTTTGGGCAGCGCTATGTGGCATCGATAAATTCGATGTATTTACGGGTATCCACCGACCTCTTGTTACCGGTACGGTAGTGGGTTTAATTCTCGGTGATTTACAAATGGGTCTTATTGCAGGTGCAACATTTGAACTTGCATGGCTTGGTCTAGTTGCGAATGCTGGTGTACAGCCGCCAGATACAACAGTGGGTGCAATCGTAGGTACTATGTTTGCCATCAAACTGGATATGACACCAGAAGCCGCAATTGGTATGGCGATTCCTTTTGCTCTTGCGATGCAAACATGTGTACTTTTCCTATTTACTTCTTGTGCTCCAATGATGCAAAAAGCGGATCAATATGCTGAAAGTTTAAATCTAAAGGGTATTGATAAGCTAATTTATATCGGTCTAAGTGCTCGTGCATTGTTATACGGTGTTGTTGGTTTCTGTGCGATTTACTTTGGCGTTGCAGGTGCAGACTTTATTCAAGAATACTTGCCTCAGAGCATTGTTAAAGGCATGGCGATTGCCGGCGGTATGATGCCAGCAGTAGGTTTTGCAATGTTACTTCGTACTATGTTTAACGTTGCAATTTTACCTTATTTTTTCTTAGGTTTTGTGTGCTCAACTTATTTCAATATGCCAATTTTAGGTACAGCACTTGTATTTACGTGTGTCGCTGTTCTGGATTACATGAACAATAAAAAGTCTGACACTCCTCAAGCAACGACTCAAACACAGGTATTTGATGATGAACTCTAA
- a CDS encoding glycoside hydrolase family 105 protein: MNNSKILAQMKRVYRWQRDNRTRYVTRSTGKKRFLKATDWERGVFWLSVADAWQATNDNEYLEGLLDFTLHTGFRPGPLPRFADDHVCMQAYLPLYPLIDVPESIEYATKALDIMVTEPKPGREDWWWCDSLFMAPPVFAGLSVVTGDDKYLNYMDKAWWDAVDNLFDPETNLYYRDKRYIPNAEGTELREANGEKVFWSRGIGWVLAAVPRILAYMPSNYPTRQRYIDMYCALAAEVIKYQQADGFWRTSLLDPKSFPAPESSATSLFCYGLAWGIEQGYLERDTYLPVVNEAWSALEDCIHENGMIGWVQLPAFNPRDVEFDHNIDYGAGAFLLAATAMLSLTK, from the coding sequence ATGAATAACAGTAAAATATTAGCCCAAATGAAGCGTGTGTACCGTTGGCAACGTGATAACCGCACTCGTTACGTTACGCGCAGTACCGGTAAGAAACGCTTCTTAAAAGCGACAGACTGGGAGCGTGGTGTATTCTGGTTATCTGTTGCTGATGCGTGGCAAGCAACTAATGATAATGAATACCTAGAAGGCTTACTCGATTTTACATTGCATACTGGTTTTAGACCTGGTCCGCTGCCACGCTTTGCTGACGACCACGTTTGTATGCAAGCTTACCTGCCATTGTATCCGCTTATTGATGTGCCAGAGTCGATTGAATATGCGACGAAAGCGCTTGATATCATGGTCACAGAACCAAAACCAGGTCGCGAAGATTGGTGGTGGTGTGACTCACTATTTATGGCACCGCCTGTTTTTGCTGGCTTAAGTGTGGTTACTGGCGATGACAAATATCTAAATTATATGGATAAAGCATGGTGGGATGCGGTTGATAACCTATTCGATCCAGAGACTAATCTTTACTACCGTGACAAGCGCTACATCCCAAATGCAGAAGGAACAGAACTGCGAGAAGCCAATGGTGAAAAAGTATTTTGGAGCCGCGGTATTGGTTGGGTTCTAGCGGCAGTGCCGAGAATTTTGGCCTACATGCCATCGAATTATCCAACGCGTCAGCGTTACATTGACATGTACTGTGCTTTAGCCGCTGAAGTGATTAAGTATCAGCAGGCGGATGGTTTTTGGCGTACTAGTCTGCTTGATCCGAAAAGTTTCCCTGCTCCAGAGAGTAGTGCGACATCACTGTTCTGCTACGGCTTAGCATGGGGTATTGAACAAGGGTATCTAGAACGAGATACCTACCTTCCGGTGGTTAACGAAGCTTGGTCTGCATTGGAAGATTGTATTCATGAAAATGGCATGATCGGTTGGGTTCAATTACCCGCTTTCAACCCACGCGATGTCGAGTTTGACCACAATATCGATTACGGCGCAGGTGCTTTCTTACTTGCGGCGACCGCAATGTTATCACTAACAAAATAA
- a CDS encoding DUF2264 domain-containing protein, whose translation MKRRDFVERDDQIKAFFCEPHELKEQCEAMVSYVAEAFQHYAVWDYTHAYYPGVSSQQNARLDAMEGCSRVMPTLASWLHANQETNKKLYSLNCEVLDIAEWIKSAFIAGTDPQHSGYWGKVEDYDQRICESADLALTLWLSKAQVWDTLCPKQRQPIINWFQQINHVKTVDNNWHLFPLTVQVVMKALTGVDEIQYERYIRTKEFYVGDGWFRDGAKGNYDYYNAWGFHYSLYWIDQISPDFDPQFIRHGLRTFSDKFRYFFTPHGFPLFGRSASYRLSATAPLLATLDICHPSQMKEYAGQFKRALKTNLAFFINHGALKKGRPTQGLFSDDSRLTDNYSGPASSFWSLRALNIAIYSGDRTGLWEADEQPLEIEKDSFMFSLNAPNMLVIGIQETQEVTVIFKEEYTTMQSPLSRRLESQNKYKKLLERMTGRAERPKNNLLRKGVTSYSSKLFHFF comes from the coding sequence ATGAAGCGACGAGATTTTGTTGAGCGTGATGATCAAATTAAAGCGTTTTTTTGTGAGCCACATGAGCTGAAAGAGCAGTGCGAGGCGATGGTCTCTTATGTCGCTGAGGCTTTTCAACATTACGCTGTTTGGGATTACACTCATGCGTATTATCCTGGGGTATCTAGTCAACAAAATGCACGGCTAGATGCAATGGAAGGATGCAGTCGAGTTATGCCGACGTTAGCGTCATGGTTACATGCAAACCAAGAGACAAACAAAAAACTTTATTCGCTTAATTGTGAAGTCTTAGACATCGCTGAATGGATTAAATCAGCGTTTATAGCGGGAACTGATCCGCAGCACTCCGGCTATTGGGGAAAGGTAGAAGATTACGATCAACGTATCTGTGAAAGTGCGGATCTGGCTTTAACGTTATGGCTAAGTAAAGCGCAAGTTTGGGACACGTTATGCCCAAAACAAAGGCAGCCGATTATCAATTGGTTCCAGCAAATTAATCATGTTAAGACCGTAGATAACAATTGGCATTTGTTTCCTCTAACGGTGCAAGTGGTGATGAAAGCGCTTACCGGCGTCGATGAAATTCAATACGAACGTTACATTCGGACGAAAGAATTTTATGTTGGAGATGGATGGTTTAGAGATGGCGCAAAAGGTAATTACGACTATTACAATGCATGGGGCTTTCACTATTCCCTATATTGGATAGATCAGATATCACCTGATTTTGATCCTCAATTTATTCGCCACGGACTGCGAACGTTTAGCGATAAGTTCCGGTATTTTTTTACTCCCCATGGTTTTCCGCTCTTCGGACGTAGCGCTTCATATCGGCTGTCAGCGACAGCGCCGCTATTAGCGACATTGGATATATGTCATCCGAGTCAAATGAAAGAGTATGCAGGCCAATTTAAGCGAGCGCTCAAGACAAATTTGGCGTTCTTTATTAATCACGGAGCACTAAAAAAAGGGCGTCCGACCCAAGGGCTTTTTTCTGATGACTCACGTTTAACTGACAACTATAGTGGCCCCGCAAGTAGCTTTTGGTCGTTACGAGCTTTAAATATCGCTATTTATAGTGGAGATAGAACAGGGTTATGGGAAGCAGATGAGCAACCATTAGAGATTGAAAAGGACAGTTTTATGTTCTCGCTCAATGCGCCCAATATGTTGGTGATCGGAATTCAAGAGACTCAAGAAGTGACGGTGATTTTCAAGGAAGAGTACACCACAATGCAGTCACCGTTATCAAGACGGTTAGAATCGCAAAACAAATACAAGAAGCTTTTAGAGCGAATGACAGGCCGGGCTGAGCGACCAAAAAACAATTTGTTGCGTAAAGGTGTGACAAGCTATAGCTCAAAGCTGTTTCACTTTTTCTAG